From the Burkholderia mayonis genome, one window contains:
- a CDS encoding coproporphyrinogen-III oxidase family protein produces MNVRACDFPETIEYEPNLGALLDRHPELQIERDDYNINVTANYGERLEPDALFERYKQHPGQGRPAHLYYHFPLCEYICHFCNYVKQLASPTSRGAQLDRWTDALIKESTLYAQQVPWVTGALIESFYIGGGTAAVLTPAHLKRILDHVRSTFHVTPECELNIEGNPDNFCDIDKVRALGDIGFNRFSVGVQSFTPEVNQFTNRGHTPDMSRQAILNLRSTGFPFNVDMMFGLPHQTPETVSEDLRTLVELRVPTITIYRLRNADRQSMGIGNRAVWNVPKVRNRLVEQGLFPTLGATYEMRERAVEHLVRNGYQPSPCGWWSLPGTYREGNIPRVSRNKWQRFDTMLAFGPGAYGWLAGADRSVIQTHNSSDISGYLHHMESSDTPPLAFGRLLTGNQAVGTALGFAYKSRQPIEIDRFKREYGVDLVEDEPFKTVFSELLSKGLIRSTDNGNAFLPTLNGEALHEEIISVYLHERIGSFTTAVCNKVA; encoded by the coding sequence ATGAACGTCAGAGCGTGTGACTTTCCGGAGACGATCGAATACGAACCCAATCTGGGCGCGCTTCTCGACCGTCACCCGGAACTGCAGATCGAACGGGACGACTACAACATCAACGTCACCGCGAACTACGGCGAGCGCCTCGAGCCCGATGCGCTGTTCGAGCGCTACAAGCAACATCCCGGGCAGGGCAGACCCGCACATCTGTACTATCACTTTCCGCTGTGCGAATACATCTGTCACTTCTGCAACTACGTCAAGCAGCTTGCCTCGCCGACATCGCGCGGCGCCCAGCTCGATCGTTGGACGGATGCGTTGATTAAGGAGTCCACGCTGTACGCCCAGCAGGTTCCGTGGGTCACCGGCGCGCTGATCGAATCCTTCTATATCGGTGGCGGCACAGCCGCTGTCCTCACTCCGGCGCATCTGAAACGCATTCTCGATCACGTCCGGTCGACGTTCCACGTGACGCCGGAATGCGAGCTGAACATCGAAGGCAATCCGGATAATTTCTGCGACATCGACAAGGTCCGAGCGCTCGGCGACATCGGGTTCAATCGCTTCAGCGTCGGCGTGCAATCCTTCACGCCGGAGGTGAACCAGTTCACCAATCGCGGCCATACGCCGGACATGTCGCGCCAGGCGATCCTCAACCTGCGCAGTACCGGATTCCCATTCAACGTCGACATGATGTTTGGCCTTCCGCATCAGACGCCTGAGACGGTCTCGGAGGACCTGCGCACGCTCGTCGAACTCAGGGTCCCGACCATCACGATCTATCGGCTGCGCAACGCGGATCGCCAGTCAATGGGGATCGGCAACCGGGCAGTGTGGAACGTGCCGAAGGTTCGCAACAGGCTCGTCGAGCAAGGCCTGTTTCCGACGCTGGGGGCGACTTACGAGATGCGCGAGCGGGCGGTCGAGCATCTCGTGCGAAACGGCTATCAACCGAGCCCATGCGGATGGTGGAGCCTGCCCGGCACGTATCGCGAAGGCAACATCCCTCGCGTGTCCCGCAACAAGTGGCAGCGCTTCGATACCATGCTGGCGTTCGGCCCCGGCGCATACGGCTGGCTCGCGGGCGCCGACCGGAGCGTGATCCAGACGCATAACAGCTCCGACATCAGCGGCTATCTCCATCACATGGAATCGAGCGACACGCCGCCGCTCGCCTTCGGGCGTCTGCTTACCGGCAATCAGGCCGTCGGCACCGCGCTCGGTTTCGCGTACAAATCCCGTCAGCCGATCGAGATCGACCGCTTCAAGCGCGAGTATGGCGTGGATCTCGTCGAGGACGAGCCTTTCAAGACCGTCTTTTCGGAACTCCTGTCCAAGGGACTGATCCGGTCGACCGACAACGGCAATGCATTCCTGCCCACATTGAACGGAGAAGCACTGCACGAGGAAATCATCTCGGTCTACCTGCACGAGCGCATCGGTTCATTCACCACGGCGGTCTGCAACAAGGTGGCCTGA
- a CDS encoding peroxiredoxin — translation MQSHQSALVRSRDIAPHAPDLPQAQAVLQAGDAAPDFSLPASRAGRPLHYALKDALRKGAVVVYFYPSAFTSGCNAQAHAFARDVDQFACAGASIVGVSLDSIERLHAFSADPRYCGGRFPVASDAQGRVARAFGLAVEPAPPGKTDTRGEPNDHDRVPRTTFVIAPHGKVAATIAGASAVEHVEQALAWVRRLSADNTNAR, via the coding sequence ATGCAGAGCCATCAATCCGCTTTGGTGAGATCTCGCGATATCGCCCCTCATGCACCGGATCTCCCGCAGGCGCAGGCCGTCCTGCAAGCGGGAGACGCCGCTCCCGACTTCTCCCTGCCTGCCTCCCGGGCGGGCCGCCCTCTGCACTACGCTCTGAAGGACGCGCTGCGCAAAGGCGCCGTGGTGGTCTATTTCTACCCGTCCGCCTTCACGAGCGGATGTAACGCTCAGGCGCACGCGTTCGCCCGCGACGTCGACCAGTTCGCCTGCGCGGGCGCCTCAATCGTCGGTGTGTCCCTAGACAGCATCGAACGACTGCATGCGTTCTCGGCCGATCCCCGGTACTGCGGAGGCAGGTTTCCTGTCGCCTCAGATGCACAAGGCCGGGTGGCCCGCGCTTTCGGCCTGGCCGTCGAACCCGCCCCACCCGGCAAAACCGACACGCGCGGCGAGCCCAACGACCATGACCGCGTGCCGCGCACGACTTTCGTCATCGCCCCGCACGGCAAGGTGGCCGCCACGATCGCGGGCGCAAGCGCGGTCGAGCATGTGGAACAGGCGCTCGCGTGGGTTCGACGCTTGTCGGCGGACAACACGAATGCGCGCTGA